In the genome of Opitutia bacterium, one region contains:
- a CDS encoding sodium:proline symporter: MHVLDWLVMLLPLAAIIAVAIYTQRCMRSVAAYMAGERLAGRYLLGVARGELQAGAVVFVALFEVHRHSGFTTLWWSWANWPVGLIIAMLGFVYYRFRETRAMTLAQFFELRYGRSFRVFTGMLAFVAGILNFGIIPAVGARLMVHLLGLPVHLQIAGFALPTNVALMALLLTLSVLITLSGGVITVMVTNCLEGIFAQATFVILMIVLAQKFEWRQIVETLTAAPTGQSLLNPMDSGGLKDFNVWFILMSTFFGVYGTMALQNSSSYNAAARTPHEAKMGILLARMPEIAKYAVISVLAVCALTWMTHPDFAGRAGAMAASLQQIDNPQVRQQMEVPVAIAEFLPVGVLGLFCAAMVMGIFGGDSTHLHSWSSIFVQDVLVPLRREPFSPQQHVRVLRWAVVGVAAFAFVFGSLFKQTEYVVMWFQLTTGIYVGGAGAAIIGGLYWRKGTAAGAWAAVIAGMVLSTAGILLRQFYGDAFPLNGIEIYFWVAVIATTLYVVVSLATNRGDFDLEAMLHRREKKHDALEPKLPFWERLLGLDADHTRGDRWVVGGIFAFTMGMSVIALVGTLWCWLSPWSIERWSMFWRIFGLGVPLVVATITTVWFSWGGFRDLKDFFTQIRTKTVNHEDDGRVLGHRNAGE, from the coding sequence GTGCACGTCCTCGACTGGTTAGTGATGCTGCTGCCGCTGGCCGCGATCATCGCGGTGGCCATCTACACGCAGCGTTGCATGCGCAGTGTGGCCGCCTACATGGCGGGCGAACGCTTGGCGGGGCGCTATCTGCTTGGCGTCGCGCGCGGTGAGTTGCAGGCCGGCGCGGTGGTGTTCGTCGCACTCTTCGAGGTGCACCGGCACTCCGGCTTCACCACGCTGTGGTGGAGTTGGGCCAACTGGCCGGTCGGGCTCATCATCGCGATGCTCGGCTTCGTCTATTACCGCTTCCGGGAGACGCGGGCCATGACGCTCGCGCAGTTCTTCGAGCTGCGCTACGGCCGCAGTTTTCGCGTGTTTACGGGTATGCTCGCCTTCGTGGCGGGCATCCTGAATTTCGGCATCATTCCGGCCGTCGGTGCGCGGCTCATGGTCCACCTGCTCGGTTTGCCCGTGCACCTCCAAATCGCCGGATTCGCGCTGCCGACGAACGTCGCGCTGATGGCGCTGCTGCTGACGCTGAGCGTGTTGATCACGCTCTCGGGCGGCGTGATCACCGTGATGGTCACGAACTGCCTCGAAGGCATTTTCGCGCAGGCAACCTTCGTGATCCTGATGATCGTCCTCGCGCAGAAATTCGAATGGCGCCAGATCGTCGAGACGCTCACCGCCGCGCCGACAGGGCAGTCGCTGCTCAATCCGATGGATTCGGGCGGACTGAAGGATTTCAACGTCTGGTTCATTCTCATGAGCACGTTCTTCGGCGTCTACGGCACGATGGCGCTGCAGAATTCCAGCTCCTACAACGCGGCGGCGCGCACGCCGCACGAGGCGAAGATGGGCATCCTGCTCGCCCGCATGCCGGAGATCGCGAAATACGCCGTCATCTCCGTCCTCGCCGTCTGCGCGCTCACATGGATGACGCATCCGGATTTCGCCGGACGCGCCGGCGCGATGGCCGCGAGCCTGCAGCAGATCGACAACCCGCAGGTGCGCCAACAAATGGAGGTGCCGGTTGCGATCGCGGAGTTTCTGCCGGTGGGCGTGCTGGGCTTGTTCTGCGCGGCGATGGTCATGGGTATTTTCGGCGGCGACTCCACGCACCTCCATTCGTGGAGCAGCATCTTCGTGCAGGACGTCCTCGTGCCGCTGCGCAGGGAGCCGTTCTCGCCGCAACAGCACGTTCGCGTGCTGCGCTGGGCCGTCGTGGGCGTCGCGGCCTTCGCTTTCGTTTTCGGCAGCCTGTTCAAGCAGACGGAGTATGTCGTGATGTGGTTCCAGCTCACGACCGGCATCTACGTCGGCGGCGCCGGCGCCGCGATCATCGGCGGCCTGTATTGGCGCAAAGGCACGGCGGCGGGTGCGTGGGCCGCGGTGATTGCGGGCATGGTGCTGTCGACCGCGGGGATTTTGCTGCGGCAATTCTACGGCGACGCGTTTCCGCTGAACGGCATCGAAATCTACTTCTGGGTCGCGGTCATCGCGACCACGCTCTACGTCGTGGTTTCGCTCGCCACCAATCGCGGCGATTTCGATCTCGAGGCGATGCTCCACCGGCGAGAAAAGAAGCATGACGCCCTCGAGCCGAAACTGCCATTCTGGGAGCGATTGCTCGGTCTCGATGCCGATCACACGCGCGGCGACCGCTGGGTGGTCGGCGGGATTTTCGCTTTCACGATGGGCATGTCGGTGATCGCGCTGGTCGGCACGCTGTGGTGCTGGCTGTCGCCGTGGTCCATTGAGCGGTGGTCGATGTTCTGGCGGATCTTCGGGCTTGGGGTCCCGCTCGTGGTCGCGACGATTACGACAGTGTGGTTCTCCTGGGGCGGCTTCCGTGACCTGAAGGATTTCTTTACCCAGATCCGAACCAAGACCGTGAACCACGAAGACGACGGCCGGGTGCTGGGACACCGCAACGCCGGAGAGTGA
- a CDS encoding 9-O-acetylesterase: MMLVAVLSLSGLFQDHMVLQRDRANPIWGTDRPRQTITLTVEGAPQVVTASTVADEHGRWTLHCPSLPTGGPYRLRVSGSSERVMEDVLVGDVWIASGQSNMQFPVGGVIDAGQEVRDAQFPAIRIAKVPQRTAMTPATDVQVEWKLATPKDAAGFTAVGYFFAREIHRSQRVPVGVIDASWGGTRVEAWASATGLRSAWPGVDVELAHLAATASEVPKIQADYHQAIQRWVMAEFPRDTENVGFARGWAAPDCDDRAWTNIDLPATIQSAGHADNGIFWFRRELDLPVESAGRDLLLELGAIDDRDHTYFNGELVGHTGIETPNGHEVLRRYTVPGRLVRAGRNVIAVRVFDHYGLGGFMGPARALVARSGDFNQPLAGPWRWQVERTIPKVPDSVFATCPPPPPEINFQNQPAALFNGMIAPLVPFGLRGFIWYQGESNVGQHDSYQARFTALIRDWRGRWGQGQLPFYFVQIANFEQNGLWPQLREAQTRTLAEPATGMAVTIDIGDPRDIHPRNKQDVGRRLALLARAGTYGETEIVAAGPTLARVEIDGAEARIHWNSARGLRTRDGATEVLGFELAGADGKFHRAAARINGETVIVTAAAVPAPQHVRYAWADSPATNLVNGAGLPAAPFRTDAY; encoded by the coding sequence ATGATGCTCGTCGCCGTCCTCTCTCTCAGCGGTCTCTTCCAGGACCACATGGTCCTCCAGCGCGACCGCGCCAATCCGATCTGGGGCACCGACCGCCCGCGCCAGACCATTACGCTCACCGTCGAGGGCGCACCGCAGGTCGTCACGGCGTCGACGGTGGCCGACGAACACGGACGTTGGACGCTCCACTGCCCCAGCCTCCCGACCGGCGGCCCGTATCGGTTGCGTGTCTCCGGCTCGAGCGAGCGCGTGATGGAGGACGTGCTCGTCGGCGACGTGTGGATCGCCTCCGGGCAGTCGAACATGCAGTTCCCCGTCGGCGGCGTGATCGACGCCGGCCAGGAAGTGCGCGACGCGCAGTTTCCCGCCATCCGCATCGCCAAGGTTCCGCAACGCACCGCCATGACACCCGCCACCGACGTGCAGGTCGAATGGAAGCTCGCCACGCCGAAAGACGCCGCGGGATTCACCGCCGTCGGCTACTTCTTCGCCCGCGAGATTCATCGCTCGCAGCGCGTTCCGGTTGGCGTGATCGACGCGTCGTGGGGCGGCACCCGCGTCGAAGCCTGGGCGAGCGCCACGGGCCTGCGCTCGGCCTGGCCCGGCGTGGATGTCGAGCTGGCCCACCTCGCCGCGACCGCATCCGAAGTGCCGAAAATCCAAGCGGACTACCATCAGGCAATACAGCGGTGGGTCATGGCTGAGTTTCCGCGCGACACGGAGAACGTCGGCTTCGCCCGCGGCTGGGCCGCTCCCGATTGCGACGACCGCGCGTGGACGAACATCGACCTTCCCGCGACAATCCAAAGCGCCGGCCACGCCGACAACGGCATCTTCTGGTTCCGCCGCGAACTCGATCTCCCCGTCGAATCCGCCGGCCGCGATCTCCTGCTCGAACTCGGTGCCATCGACGACCGCGACCACACCTATTTCAACGGCGAACTTGTCGGCCACACCGGCATCGAGACGCCGAACGGCCACGAAGTGCTCCGTCGCTACACCGTGCCCGGCCGCCTCGTCCGCGCGGGGCGCAACGTGATCGCGGTGCGCGTCTTCGATCACTACGGACTCGGCGGTTTCATGGGGCCGGCCCGCGCGCTCGTCGCGCGCAGCGGCGATTTCAACCAGCCACTCGCCGGTCCGTGGCGCTGGCAGGTCGAGCGCACGATCCCCAAGGTTCCCGACAGCGTTTTCGCCACCTGCCCGCCCCCGCCGCCGGAAATCAATTTCCAGAATCAACCCGCCGCGCTCTTCAACGGCATGATCGCGCCGCTCGTCCCGTTCGGACTGCGCGGCTTCATCTGGTATCAGGGCGAGTCCAACGTCGGCCAGCACGACAGCTACCAGGCACGCTTCACCGCACTCATCCGCGACTGGCGCGGGCGTTGGGGGCAAGGCCAGCTGCCGTTCTATTTCGTGCAGATCGCCAACTTCGAGCAAAACGGGCTCTGGCCGCAGCTGCGCGAGGCGCAGACGCGAACGCTCGCGGAACCCGCAACCGGCATGGCGGTGACCATCGACATCGGCGATCCGCGCGACATCCATCCGCGCAACAAACAGGACGTTGGACGCCGCCTCGCCTTGCTGGCTCGCGCCGGCACCTACGGGGAAACCGAGATCGTCGCGGCGGGGCCAACACTCGCGCGCGTCGAGATCGACGGCGCCGAGGCGCGCATCCACTGGAACTCAGCGCGCGGACTGCGCACGCGCGACGGTGCGACCGAAGTGCTCGGCTTCGAACTCGCGGGCGCCGATGGCAAATTTCATCGCGCCGCCGCCCGCATCAACGGGGAGACCGTGATCGTGACCGCCGCCGCCGTGCCGGCGCCACAGCACGTGCGCTACGCGTGGGCCGACAGTCCCGCGACCAACTTGGTGAACGGCGCCGGCCTTCCGGCCGCGCCGTTCCGCACCGACGCTTACTGA
- a CDS encoding TonB-dependent siderophore receptor, with product MQTPFAPALRVLRRRGQALACAATLAALLQPGLAHAQSATPAESAKEKDGEVLTLPQFVVTTDKDRGYMSTNASSGTKLNQSLQEIPATISIVNQELIRDLGANTVQELLRYAPGVTTSDNKTEDIQVRGFNILVPLLDGFREPQGVPSEQMHVERVEILKGPAGILYGNTFGLGGIINRISKKPDFSKPITELFVQVRDNDYYQASLDFGRKLGDRAAYRVITNWIDSHDFQDFVTLQRKYIRPTVEWRPTRNTTVRGTLEYGRQITHAEYNADFWNPYSDSLVKLPQKFNPGENLSEEKSTRRAFNLEVTQQLGRQWMLRNALQLTRHKEDKGGMTFGFATAGTAAAVIVAPDGTPLIGGVPANVSANWLVRSPQYTDRLVGNYFNQLDLVGKFDTGSVEHTFTTGVEVTQDVDDLTLYNGLLSSIDLSNLSYAALSGQYGDKVFNNLRYGHRRTETWYWAGYVSDSLKLLDGKVGVNLALRYDDFQQISATQIKWPLPPQQPVTDLDLGRNKFYAKPNYMPRGGLVYNFNKDVALYAGYSEAYIIVTNSNPDGSILKPETGEQYEVGLKAAALGGRLATNLSVFKLKRGNIVESAPTRAGFLRQIGEQESQGFEASTIAVLSKNFQMMGSYAYTSGKTSSSTDASQLGLPLQGLARHRANALARYTITDGELKGLGFGLGMNYAAGRKVWTPASLVTRRFASLPDATVVDAMFYYSAGKLWDVSLNIRNVFDRDYYATGNEAGWLRGTPRGFVFSARRRF from the coding sequence ATGCAGACCCCGTTCGCCCCCGCACTCCGTGTGCTCCGCCGTCGAGGACAGGCTCTCGCCTGCGCCGCGACGCTCGCCGCTTTGCTCCAACCCGGATTGGCCCACGCGCAATCCGCCACTCCCGCCGAGTCCGCCAAGGAAAAGGACGGCGAAGTGCTCACTTTGCCGCAATTCGTTGTCACGACCGACAAGGACCGCGGCTACATGTCGACCAACGCCAGCTCCGGCACGAAGCTCAACCAATCGCTGCAGGAAATCCCGGCCACCATCTCGATCGTCAACCAGGAGCTGATCCGCGATCTCGGTGCGAACACCGTGCAGGAACTCCTGCGTTACGCGCCGGGCGTCACGACCTCCGATAACAAGACGGAGGACATCCAGGTCCGCGGTTTCAACATCCTCGTGCCGCTGCTCGACGGTTTCCGCGAACCGCAGGGCGTGCCTTCCGAGCAGATGCACGTCGAGCGCGTCGAGATTCTCAAGGGCCCGGCTGGCATTCTTTACGGCAACACCTTCGGTCTGGGCGGCATCATCAACCGCATCTCGAAGAAGCCGGACTTCAGCAAGCCGATCACCGAGCTTTTCGTGCAGGTGCGCGACAACGATTACTACCAGGCCTCGCTCGATTTCGGCCGCAAGCTCGGCGACCGCGCCGCGTATCGCGTGATCACGAACTGGATCGATTCACACGACTTCCAGGACTTCGTGACCCTTCAGCGCAAATACATCCGCCCGACCGTTGAGTGGCGCCCGACGCGCAACACGACCGTGCGCGGCACGCTCGAATACGGACGCCAGATCACGCACGCCGAATACAACGCGGACTTCTGGAATCCCTACAGCGATTCCCTCGTGAAGCTCCCGCAGAAATTCAATCCCGGTGAGAACCTCTCGGAGGAAAAATCCACCCGGCGCGCCTTCAATCTCGAGGTCACGCAGCAACTCGGGCGGCAGTGGATGCTCCGCAACGCGCTCCAGCTCACGCGCCACAAGGAAGACAAGGGCGGCATGACCTTCGGCTTCGCCACCGCCGGCACCGCGGCCGCTGTGATCGTCGCCCCGGACGGCACTCCGCTCATCGGCGGCGTCCCAGCGAATGTTTCCGCCAACTGGCTCGTCCGCAGCCCGCAATACACCGACCGCCTCGTCGGCAATTACTTCAACCAGCTCGACCTCGTCGGCAAATTCGACACCGGCTCCGTGGAGCACACCTTCACGACCGGCGTCGAAGTCACGCAGGACGTCGACGATCTCACGCTCTACAACGGCCTGCTTTCCAGCATCGACCTCTCGAACCTCTCCTACGCCGCGCTCTCCGGGCAATACGGCGACAAGGTGTTCAACAACCTCCGCTACGGCCACCGCCGCACCGAGACGTGGTATTGGGCCGGTTACGTGAGCGATTCGCTGAAGCTCCTCGACGGCAAGGTCGGCGTGAATCTCGCGCTGCGCTACGACGACTTCCAGCAAATCTCCGCCACGCAGATCAAGTGGCCGTTGCCGCCGCAGCAGCCGGTCACCGACCTCGATCTCGGCCGCAACAAATTCTACGCGAAGCCCAACTACATGCCGCGCGGCGGTCTCGTCTACAACTTCAACAAGGACGTGGCGCTCTATGCCGGCTACAGCGAAGCCTACATCATCGTCACCAACTCGAATCCCGACGGCTCGATCCTCAAGCCCGAGACCGGCGAGCAGTATGAAGTTGGCCTCAAGGCCGCCGCGTTGGGCGGACGCCTCGCAACGAACCTCTCCGTCTTCAAACTGAAGCGCGGCAACATCGTCGAGTCCGCTCCGACCCGCGCCGGCTTCCTGCGCCAGATCGGCGAGCAGGAATCTCAGGGCTTCGAAGCCTCCACGATCGCGGTCCTGTCGAAGAACTTTCAGATGATGGGCAGCTACGCCTATACCAGCGGCAAGACCTCGTCCTCCACCGACGCCAGCCAGCTCGGCCTGCCGCTGCAAGGACTCGCCCGCCACCGCGCCAACGCGCTCGCTCGCTACACGATCACGGACGGCGAACTGAAAGGCCTCGGCTTCGGCCTCGGCATGAACTACGCGGCAGGCCGCAAGGTCTGGACGCCCGCCTCGCTCGTCACGCGCCGGTTCGCGTCGCTGCCCGACGCAACCGTGGTGGACGCGATGTTCTATTACTCCGCGGGCAAGCTTTGGGACGTCTCCCTAAACATCCGCAACGTCTTCGATCGCGACTACTACGCGACCGGCAATGAAGCAGGCTGGCTCCGCGGCACGCCGCGTGGCTTCGTGTTTTCGGCTCGGCGTCGCTTCTGA
- a CDS encoding alpha/beta hydrolase, which produces MKRLLFILPWIALVAGAAPATPEKPQPILANIHYGDHERQVLDLWIAPAAAKAPTPLVIFIHGGGFVSSDKSIITPEMLLGLLGQGYSVAAINYRYCGPGVPLPGPMLDAGRALQFLRANAAKLRLDPKRVALCGGSAGAGIALWLNFHDDLAQPESADPVARESTRVSCSFVWGAQTSYDLRFIKKYVGGRLAEIDLAPIIFQLPREELYTEKAFALYREVSPYDHVTAGDPPVFLYYDDPLTPLEPDSPPEKGIHHPSFGPPMKEKIESVGGFCLLRHKDEYAIKGGNYAAEILGFLQRFL; this is translated from the coding sequence ATGAAACGACTCCTGTTCATTCTTCCTTGGATCGCGCTGGTTGCCGGTGCGGCGCCGGCCACACCGGAAAAACCGCAGCCGATCTTGGCCAACATCCACTACGGAGACCACGAGCGTCAGGTGCTCGACTTGTGGATTGCGCCGGCGGCCGCGAAGGCGCCGACACCGCTCGTGATCTTCATCCATGGCGGCGGCTTTGTCTCGAGCGACAAGTCGATCATCACTCCGGAAATGCTGCTCGGCTTGCTCGGGCAGGGCTACTCGGTGGCGGCGATCAACTACCGCTATTGTGGGCCGGGCGTGCCGCTGCCGGGGCCGATGCTCGATGCGGGGCGCGCGTTGCAGTTCCTTCGGGCGAACGCCGCCAAGCTCCGCCTCGACCCCAAGCGTGTGGCGCTGTGCGGCGGCTCGGCTGGCGCGGGCATCGCGTTGTGGCTGAATTTTCACGACGACCTCGCGCAGCCGGAGAGCGCCGATCCGGTCGCGCGGGAATCCACGCGCGTGTCGTGCAGCTTCGTCTGGGGCGCGCAGACTTCCTACGACCTGCGTTTTATCAAGAAATACGTCGGCGGTCGCCTCGCGGAGATCGACCTCGCGCCGATCATCTTTCAGCTGCCGCGGGAGGAACTCTACACGGAGAAGGCGTTCGCGCTCTATCGGGAGGTCTCCCCCTACGATCACGTCACTGCCGGTGATCCTCCGGTGTTTCTCTACTACGACGATCCGCTGACGCCGCTCGAGCCCGACTCGCCGCCGGAGAAAGGCATTCATCATCCGTCGTTCGGTCCGCCGATGAAGGAGAAGATCGAGTCGGTCGGCGGCTTCTGCCTGCTCCGGCACAAGGACGAGTATGCGATCAAGGGCGGCAACTACGCCGCCGAGATCCTGGGCTTCCTGCAACGCTTCCTCTGA
- a CDS encoding family 78 glycoside hydrolase catalytic domain, whose protein sequence is MSAVDGEGHARDDDTPAAGDWNVPWIWTAQPVWAPNAYVRFRRALEIAAPAEPLHLDITADARYWLWVNGAFVGAGPARAWPTHWSYDRYDLTPHLRPGPNAIAVIVNHWRAGNFQYLPAPAGLAVRLQTGGGHVVDQTGTHWKSALAPTEASHTARISVQLGFEEHHDARAEDGWRAPDYDDARWRRAVLAPAAARRVEARDIPHLAGETQAARTLLAEEEVRPPAHVWNLDLKPLFAPRDTSPNFCFVRGFVVSSVHSSVDQTVEFIRPHHHAGPFLVGTKRYPAIELPADRDVIAQPVELKRGWNRVVFPYPGYRDALAADLPAGGVHLPVFVLTVRAQRWLRWAYRAEKGGAEWAFAGPFPLSAKQTAAMRAQVDFPRVVQAERFPTGATRTQALRCASATAEQWDAWQNAKWMRPLTSAELLTTDVFAQWCGDEVLATRARPSRGAATPHGWEIAPAARGRDVRMLFDFGRMVVGRLGFEIEAPAGVQIDLHGFEFIQPDGRHNLATGMNNTLRYTSRDGRQEFRSLHRRGFRYVWLVARDMRGRAVQLRRLDVEVSTYPQSGRGGFSCSEPLLNRIWRVGAHTLRCCAEDTYTDCPTYEQTHWVGDARNEALVDWVVNGDARLWRHCLLQAGRGLERLPLVPSHVPSSWENLLPAWSFLWLRSCREYLWWTGDRVGAE, encoded by the coding sequence GTGAGTGCCGTGGACGGCGAGGGGCATGCGCGCGACGACGATACGCCGGCCGCCGGCGACTGGAACGTGCCGTGGATTTGGACCGCCCAACCGGTCTGGGCGCCGAACGCCTACGTGCGGTTCCGGCGCGCGCTGGAGATCGCTGCTCCGGCAGAACCGCTGCACCTCGATATCACGGCTGACGCGCGCTATTGGCTGTGGGTGAACGGAGCGTTTGTCGGCGCGGGGCCCGCGCGCGCGTGGCCGACGCATTGGAGCTACGACCGCTACGATCTCACGCCGCACCTGCGGCCCGGGCCCAACGCGATCGCCGTGATTGTGAATCATTGGCGCGCCGGGAATTTTCAATACCTGCCCGCGCCGGCAGGGCTGGCGGTGCGTCTCCAGACGGGCGGAGGCCACGTTGTCGATCAGACCGGCACGCATTGGAAATCGGCGCTCGCGCCCACTGAGGCGAGTCACACCGCGCGGATCTCGGTTCAACTCGGCTTCGAGGAACATCACGACGCGCGCGCGGAAGACGGCTGGCGCGCGCCGGACTACGATGACGCGCGCTGGAGGCGCGCCGTGCTGGCGCCCGCGGCGGCGCGTCGTGTGGAGGCGCGCGACATCCCGCACTTGGCGGGCGAGACACAAGCTGCGCGGACGCTGCTCGCCGAGGAGGAAGTTCGCCCGCCCGCGCATGTCTGGAATCTCGACCTCAAGCCGCTTTTCGCGCCGCGCGATACGTCTCCGAATTTCTGCTTCGTGCGCGGCTTCGTCGTCTCGAGCGTGCATTCGAGCGTCGATCAGACAGTGGAGTTCATTCGCCCACATCACCACGCCGGGCCGTTCCTCGTGGGCACGAAACGCTATCCGGCGATCGAGTTGCCGGCGGATCGCGACGTGATCGCGCAGCCCGTCGAGCTGAAGCGTGGCTGGAATCGCGTGGTGTTCCCTTATCCCGGCTACCGCGATGCGCTCGCGGCGGACTTGCCCGCCGGCGGCGTGCATCTCCCGGTGTTCGTGCTGACGGTGCGGGCACAGCGGTGGCTGCGCTGGGCGTATCGGGCAGAGAAGGGCGGGGCAGAGTGGGCGTTTGCGGGCCCGTTTCCGCTCAGTGCCAAGCAGACCGCGGCGATGCGGGCGCAGGTGGATTTCCCGCGCGTGGTCCAAGCCGAACGTTTCCCGACCGGTGCGACGCGGACGCAGGCACTGCGCTGTGCGAGCGCGACGGCCGAGCAGTGGGATGCGTGGCAGAACGCGAAATGGATGCGCCCGCTGACATCCGCGGAGCTGCTTACGACCGACGTGTTTGCGCAATGGTGCGGCGACGAGGTGCTCGCGACGCGAGCGCGTCCGTCTCGTGGCGCGGCGACGCCGCACGGATGGGAAATCGCTCCAGCCGCGCGCGGCCGCGACGTGCGGATGCTGTTCGATTTCGGTCGCATGGTCGTGGGGCGACTCGGTTTTGAGATCGAGGCGCCGGCCGGCGTGCAGATCGACTTGCACGGGTTCGAGTTCATCCAACCGGACGGGCGGCACAATCTGGCCACCGGCATGAACAACACGCTGCGCTACACGTCGCGTGACGGGCGGCAGGAATTTCGCAGCCTCCACCGCCGTGGGTTTCGCTATGTCTGGCTCGTCGCGCGCGACATGCGCGGGCGTGCGGTGCAGCTGCGCCGACTGGATGTCGAGGTCAGCACGTATCCGCAGAGTGGACGCGGTGGGTTCTCCTGTTCTGAGCCGTTGCTAAACCGCATCTGGCGCGTTGGCGCGCATACGCTGCGCTGCTGTGCGGAGGACACCTACACGGATTGTCCGACTTACGAGCAGACGCATTGGGTCGGCGATGCGCGCAATGAGGCGCTGGTCGATTGGGTCGTGAATGGCGATGCGCGCCTGTGGCGGCACTGCCTGCTGCAAGCGGGACGCGGACTCGAGCGCCTGCCGCTGGTGCCGAGTCACGTGCCGAGTTCGTGGGAGAATTTGCTGCCCGCTTGGAGTTTTCTGTGGCTGCGGTCCTGCCGCGAATATCTCTGGTGGACCGGCGATCGCGTCGGCGCGGAGTAG